One Burkholderia gladioli genomic window, CAGCAAGCACTGCGCGGCACGAATGTATTTTTGCGCGCTTACGGAAATCCACGAAAGCGCAAGCAATTGTCGATGCCGTGAATTTGCGTCAGGTCGGTCCCCGCCAATTGGTACATGGCTGTGCACACATCAAAGTTTGGATCACTGAGCATCTTGCTGCGATGCTTCGCAATCGGCAGCGGTGCTTCCGGAATCGGCTGAGCGATATTGAGAATCGCGACAGCGCGTTCGATCTCGACATCGCACTGGTCGATGCACTGCTGGTAAAAGTCGTAGAGCGCGAGCGCCTTCAGGGCGAATACATGCTCGGGCTGGTAGTTGCCCACCAGCGCATCACGCATGGTCTCAAGGCTTTCCTTGCAGCGGACGTCGCGCATCGCCGACAGCCTGTCCGGATCGCGTTCGCTGGCGACAATCTCGCGGACGATCCGCATTCCGGTGACGCCCGCAATAGTCGCGGTCACGTTGTACAACTGGATCTTCATGAAGGTCAGCGCCTTCTGCATATGCTGGATATGCGCGGCGGCATAGTCGGTATGCTTTTCGCGACAACGCAGGTACGCGCGCAGTTCCGCGATGTCTCGGCCAGGCCGAAAGCTGGCCCGTAGCAACCCGCACGCGTGCAGTCGCTGCGGCCATTGTGCGTCGTGACGTCGCTCTTCCTGCCGGAAACTGCGCGCGCCTCGCGTGCATCGGCGAGAACAACTTCAAGACCCCGGGACTTCAGCACCTCGTAGGCGGCGACCCGATACACGCCGGTCGACTCCATCACGACCGTCTTTGTGCCGGTCGCGACGGGCAAGTCCGCCATGCGTTGCAGGTCGCCGGTAAATGCCTGGAATGTCTGCACCGGTTCGTCGCACAGGTCGGGACTCACGGCGGCAACGTGGAACCGCGCACCGATATATCGATACCGGCTGCAAACGGATGAATGATCGGCAACCCCGAGGGCTTGGATCGTGTTCGGTCGCTGGCCATGGCCCACCTCCTGGATAGTCAGGCGCAGGACGGAACTCGGAATTGATCAATTTCCTAAACGGGGTCATCCGAAGACGCCGCCACAGAAGTCCGCAGCTTCCCCTGGGCCAGGTTTTTTTGACGGGGTTCATGCCTCCAAGAAGCTTACGACCACTGTCTCTGCGTGTATCCAGTGTACTCGTCCGGAGCTTCTATTCATGAGGGACGCGGGCAAGCGCGTGGGGCAGTTTTTTAGGAGTTCATTCGCCCTCTTCAACAGGTGGTATTCAAGCTGCAGATTGCGAATGTCGCGCCGGAGCCTTCGACCTGCCGCTCCAGTTCGTCGCGATCCGTCTCTGCGGGTGATCCCTTGTCGCGTTTCATGGATGCAGGAGCTCTCGGCCGAGCAACTGGTTCTTCCAGTTGTACAGCGTCACCCTGTCGACGTCCAGCTTTCGCGCCACCGCCTGTGCACTCCCTTCCCGTGTGGACAGTTCGTACACCGCGACCTGCTTGGACGCCAATGACGCGGCCGGTCGGCCTGCGTGGCCAACCACGCGTTTCCTGGTTTCCGGATAGCGCTCGCGAACCCAAGCCGACAGTATCTGGCGACAGGGACAGCCTAATGCCCTGAGGGTGGAGATAGCAGTGCCCGTGGTTGATGTAATGCTCGAGTGCTATGTTCTTCTGCTCTTCTGAGTACTTCGGCTTTACATGAGCATACCCTTCTGCAGATTGCCACTCTTCTCGAATTCCTCACACCACGCCTTGAGAGAATTCTTCTTCGGGTAACCCAATTGGCGAATGGTCGCCTTGATGCGCTTCCCAAGTTTCAGGTACAGCTAGACCGCCCGAACGCGCTCTTCGTATGAATACATGGACTACCTCCAAAGCAGTCCAAGATTTGGTCCGCATCCTCTTGGGTTAATTCTGGTGAACGTCAACACTCAGGCGAAAGTCGTAAACCGCGAGCACGGTCTGCCGGTCCCCCTTCAACGTCTCGGTCAACTTCGGATATTGGATCGCTCAAAGCGTTGCAGTAACGCCTCCATCGACGTAAAGAATATGGCCGTTCACGAAATCGGACGCATCACCGGCCAGAAAGACCGCGGCTCCAGTTAGATCCTCGACATTGCCCCAGCGTCGCGAAGGGGTGCGCGAAATCAGCCAGCTGGAAAATTTCTCGTCTTCGACCAGCGCCTGAGTCAACTCTGTCTTGAAGTACCCGGGCCCCAGGCCATTCACCTGGATTCCGTGTTTTCCCCAATCGATCGCCATACCCTTGGTCAGCATTTTGACCGCACCCTTGCTAGCGGTATAGGCAGCGATATTGGGCCGGCCGAGTTCGCTCTGGACCGAACAGATATTGATGATCTTGCCGCGCTTGCGCGCAATCATGTGTCGAGCAACCGCTTTCGCAACCAGGAAGACGCTTTCCACATTCGTCTTCATCAGTTCTTCCCATTGCCGATGGGTGAACGCTTCCAGTGGTGCCCGCCGCTGCATACCTGCATTGTTCACGAGGATATCGATAGCACCAATCCGGCTCTCGATGTC contains:
- a CDS encoding glucose 1-dehydrogenase; the protein is MFSLAGRRALITGSSTGIGFALAQGLTGAGAEVVLNARNEKRLAEAVDRLRDAGATAHAASFDVTNPEDVDAAIEDIESRIGAIDILVNNAGMQRRAPLEAFTHRQWEELMKTNVESVFLVAKAVARHMIARKRGKIINICSVQSELGRPNIAAYTASKGAVKMLTKGMAIDWGKHGIQVNGLGPGYFKTELTQALVEDEKFSSWLISRTPSRRWGNVEDLTGAAVFLAGDASDFVNGHILYVDGGVTATL